One genomic window of Quercus robur chromosome 6, dhQueRobu3.1, whole genome shotgun sequence includes the following:
- the LOC126690539 gene encoding aspartyl protease family protein 1-like — MALAWTSTTCSYSLTSGSYILLVLLQLGLNSGSCYGLGSFGFDIHHRFSDPVKQILGFDGLPEKGSMEYYVAMAHRDSIIRGRHLAASNNQSPAPLTFANGNGTLLINSLGYLYYANVSVGTPSVSFLVALDTGSDLFWLPCDCNNSTCVTSLPTSSGQVVNFNIYSPNASSTSNKVSCNSSIYCDPNQCPSTNSDCAYSAVYLSNNTSTSGILVEDVLHLITDDDQSKVVDAPITLGCGKNETGIFLNGLVPNGLLGLDLGNISVPSTIARKGLGPNSFSMCFGSDGIGRINFGDNGTSEQKETSFTVEPSLPTYNISITQINVGVNVSKMELSAIFDSGTSFTQLKDPVYTFISKTFNSQVTEKRHSSNSQIPFEYCYELSANQTSYMFPTMNLTMKGGEQYYLTNPTEVFSTKGGYVYCLALLKSTDINIIGQNFMTGYRIVFNRDKMILGWKPSNCYNDSNSNTSPISSSHSPTTSLSSPSLSPAASPALVVNPKAKAPSSHSPKLKAFTCTIMMIFVSFLAIV; from the exons GTATTGTTACAACTGGGATTGAATTCCGGGAGCTGTTACGGGTTGGGATCATTTGGATTCGACATTCACCACCGGTTCTCGGATCCAGTTAAGCAAATTCTGGGCTTTGATGGGCTTCCAGAGAAAGGGAGCATGGAGTACTATGTTGCTATGGCTCACCGAGACAGCATAATCCGGGGCCGTCACCTCGCCGCCAGTAACAATCAGTCGCCGGCGCCGCTCACTTTCGCCAATGGAAACGGCACCCTCCTCATCAACAGTTTGGGATA TTTGTATTATGCCAATGTTTCTGTGGGGACACCAAGTGTATCATTTTTGGTAGCATTAGACACAGGCAGTGATTTGTTCTGGCTACCATGCGATTGTAACAACAGCACTTGCGTAACCAGTTTACCAACATCATCTGGACAG GTAGTAAACTTCAACATCTACAGTCCTAATGCATCATCAACAAGCAATAAAGTTTCTTGCAACAGCAGTATCTATTGCGATCCAAATCAATGTCCTTCAACTAATAGCGATTGTGCATATAGCGCTGTGTATCTTTCAAACAACACGTCAACATCTGGGATCTTGGTAGAGGATGTTTTGCACTTAATTACAGATGATGATCAATCAAAAGTTGTAGATGCTCCAATCACTTTAGG TTGTGGTAAAAATGAGACTGGTATTTTTCTGAATGGACTTGTACCAAACGGTCTACTTGGGCTTGATCTTGGTAATATATCTGTTCCTAGCACCATAGCAAGAAAAGGGCTAGGTCCAAATTCTTTTTCCATGTGTTTTGGATCTGATGGGATTGGGAGAATAAATTTTGGAGATAATGGCACCTCGGAACAAAAAGAAACATCATTCACTGTTGAGCCCTCACT TCCAACTTATAACATTAGCATCACTCAAATAAATGTTGGAGTGAATGTTTCTAAGATGGAGCTCAGTGCAATCTTTGACTCTGGTACATCATTTACACAACTAAAGGACCCAGTTTATACATTTATTTCTAAAACT TTCAATTCCCAGGTCACAGAAAAGCGACATTCATCCAATTCCCAAATTCCTTTTGAATATTGTTATGAATTGAG TGCAAATCAAACCTCGTATATGTTCCCTACAATGAATCTGACAATGAAAGGTGGAGAACAGTATTATCTCACTAATCCAACAGAAGTGTTCTCTACAAAG GGTGGATATGTCTATTGCCTAGCTCTTCTCAAAAGTACAGATATAAACATCATAGGAC AAAACTTCATGACTGGTTATCGCATAGTTTTCAATCGTGATAAGATGATCTTAGGTTGGAAGCCATCTAACT GTTACAATGattcaaattcaaacacttCACCTATCAGCTCATCACACTCTCCTACTACTTCACTTAGCAGTCCATCACTCTCTCCTGCAGCCTCTCCTGCTCTTGTCGTCAATCCAAAAGCCAAAGCTCCATCTAGTCATTCACCCAAGTTGAAGGCTTTTACTTGCACAATCATGATGATTTTTGTTTCATTCTTGGCTATTGTTtga
- the LOC126690544 gene encoding aspartyl protease family protein 1-like, whose translation MACACTSTTCSYSLTSGSHILLLVLLLLGLSSWSCCGLGSFGFDIHHRFSDPVKQILGSDGLPEKGSVEYYVAMAHRDHIIRGRHLAASNNQSPPAPLTFANGNETFLLNNFGSLYYANVSVGTPSLSYLVALDTGSDLFWLPCDCSNTNSCVTGLETSSGQVLNLNIYSPNASSTSKKVPCGSNYLCSPNQCPSANSSDCAYSYAYVSNDTSTSGILVEDVLHLITDDDQSKAVDAQVTLGCGKNETGTFLEGAAPNGLIGLGLNNISVPSTLARNGLGPNSFSMCFGSDGIGRINFGNNGTSDQKATPFTVEPSFPTYNITITQINIGGGNVSQMEFNAIFDSGTSFTYLSDPAYTFISESFNSQVTEKRYPSNSQIPFEYCYYLSANQMQYTSYTTPTVNLTMKGGDQYFVTDPTVLFSTQAGYFYCLGLLKSEGINIIGQNFMTGYRIVFNHDKMVLGWKASNCYNDSNSQTSPTNQSQSPALAVNPKSTAPSSHSPKLKAFTYTLVMLLVSFFAIV comes from the exons ATGGCTTGTGCTTGCACCTCTACTACTTGTTCATATTCATTGACTTCCGGATCACACATACTACTACTGGTATTGTTGCTACTGGGATTGAGTTCCTGGAGCTGTTGTGGGTTGGGATCATTTGGGTTCGACATCCACCACCGGTTCTCCGATCCGGTTAAGCAAATTTTGGGGTCTGATGGGCTTCCAGAGAAAGGAAGCGTAGAGTACTATGTTGCTATGGCTCACCGAGACCACATAATCCGGGGCCGCCACCTCGCCGCCAGTAACAACCAGTCGCCACCGGCGCCTCTCACTTTCGCCAATGGAAACGAGACCTTCCTCCTCAACAATTTCGGaag TTTGTATTACGCTAATGTTTCTGTGGGGACACCGAGTTTATCATATTTGGTAGCACTGGACACCGGCAGTGATTTGTTCTGGCTACCATGCGATTGTTCGAATACCAATTCTTGCGTAACCGGCTTAGAGACATCATCTGGACAG GTACTAAACCTTAACATCTACAGTCCTAATGCATCATCAACAAGCAAAAAGGTTCCTTGTGGTAGCAATTACTTGTGCAGTCCAAATCAGTGTCCCTCAGCTAATAGTAGTGATTGTGCTTATAGTTATGCCTATGTTTCAAATGACACTTCAACTTCTGGAATTTTGGTAGAGGATGTTTTGCACTTAATTACAGATGATGATCAATCAAAAGCTGTTGATGCTCAAGTTACTCTTGG TTGTGGTAAAAATGAGACTGGTACTTTTCTAGAGGGAGCAGCACCAAACGGTCTAATTGGGCTTGGTCTTAATAACATATCTGTTCCGAGCACCTTAGCAAGAAATGGGCTAGGTCCAAATTCTTTTTCCATGTGTTTTGGATCTGATGGAATTGGGAGaataaattttggaaataatggCACCTCAGACCAAAAAGCAACTCCATTCACTGTTGAACCAtcatt TCCTACTTATAACATCACTATCACTCAAATAAATATCGGAGGAGGGAATGTTTCTCAAATGGAGTTCAATGCAATATTTGACTCTGGTACATCGTTTACATATCTAAGCGACCCAGCTTATACATTTATTTCTGAGAGT TTCAATTCCCAAGTCACAGAAAAACGATATCCATCAAATTCCCAAATCCCCTTTGAATACTGTTACTATTTAAG TGCAAATCAAATGCAATACACGAGTTATACGACACCTACAGTGAATCTTACAATGAAAGGTGGAGACCAATATTTTGTCACTGATCCAACAGTATTGTTCTCTACTCAG GCTGGATATTTTTATTGCTTGGGTCTTCTCAAAAGTGAAGGCATAAACATCATAGGAC AAAACTTCATGACTGGTTATCGCATAGTTTTCAACCATGATAAGATGGTTTTGGGTTGGAAGGCATCTAACT GTTACAATGATTCGAATTCGCAAACTTCACCTACCAACCAATCACAATCTCCTGCTCTTGCTGTCAATCCAAAATCCACAGCACCATCTAGTCATTCACCCAAGTTGAAGGCTTTTACTTACACACTCGTGATGCTTCTAGTTTCATTCTTTGCCattgtttaa